One window of Larus michahellis chromosome 19, bLarMic1.1, whole genome shotgun sequence genomic DNA carries:
- the CNR2 gene encoding cannabinoid receptor 2: MSSWFQLITMDICKAHENASKCSVNTMQCFMVLSTQAQKISIATLCGLFGTLCIFENSLVLYLIFSSPGTRRKPSYIFISSLALADILASIIFVCSFVNFHVFNEIDFSKETFLLQLGGVNTSFSASLSSLLLTALDRYISISRPSEYKLLMTRKRAWIALVVLWVTCATIASLPLLGWNCCTLNSTCSELFPFVDDKYLSSWICFIMVLLGCIIYAYTHVLWRAHQHVAYMEKYQAQVGKQNTRMRMDVMLAKTLVMVLTVLVLCWSPILVLMIYSIFARLSNHLRKVFAFCSTLCLLNSMVNPIIYALRSKELYSSLTMVFSRFRRQLKASEESPEVESTHKSSVIETACEDMRVM, encoded by the coding sequence ATGAGCTCCTGGTTCCAGTTAATTACAATGGATATTTGTAAGGCACATGAAAATGCCTCCAAATGCAGTGTGAACACCATGCAGTGCTTCATGGTCCTCAGCACGCAAGCGCAGAAAATAAGCATTGCCACATTGTGTGGCCTCTTTGGGACACTGTGCATTTTTGAGAACTCTTTGGTTCTGTACTTGATCTTCTCTTCCCCTGGGACCAGGAGAAAGCCTTCCTACATCTTTATCAGCAGCCTGGCCTTGGCTGACATTCTGGCCAGCATCATCTTCGTCTGCAGTTTTGTTAACTTCCACGTCTTTAATGAAATTGATTTCTCTAAAGAAAcgttcctgctgcagctgggaggggTGAACACGTCCTTCTCCGCCTCCCTGAGCAGCTTGCTGCTGACAGCCCTGGACCGTTACATCTCCATCAGCCGTCCCTCTGAATACAAGCTCCTCATGACAAGGAAAAGAGCTTGGATAGCCCTGGTGGTGCTCTGGGTGACATGTGCGACCATTGCTTCCCTGCCCCTCCTGGGCTGGAACTGCTGCACACTCAATTCAACCTGCTCAGAGCTATTCCCGTTTGTGGATGACAAATATCTGTCGAGCTGGATCTGCTTCATCATGGTCCTGCTGGGGTGTATCATCTATGCCTACACGCACGTGCTATGGAGGGCTCACCAGCACGTGGCCTACATGGAGAAGTACCAAGCACAGGTGGGAAAGCAAAACACCAGGATGAGGATGGATGTCATGTTGGCCAAGACCCTCGTCATGGTCTTGACTGTCCTCGTGCTGTGCTGGTCTCCGATCCTCGTTCTCATGATCTACAGCATCTTTGCTAGGCTGAGCAATCACCTGCGCAaggtttttgccttctgcagcacCCTCTGCCTGCTCAATTCCATGGTGAACCCCATTATTTATGCCCTGCGCAGCAAAGAACTATATTCCTCCCTGACGATGGTCTTTTCTCGCTTCAGGAGGCAGCTGAAGGCCTCTGAGGAAAGCCCAGAAGTAGAGAGCACCCACAAGTCCTCCGTGATAGAGACCGCCTGCGAGGACATGCGTGTAATGTAG
- the FUCA1 gene encoding tissue alpha-L-fucosidase isoform X2, which yields MAAPRRCLGSHGGGRGAVASVAMAAAALTSGGRMAAVGLLWLAAALGQVLAGPRYRPDWDSLDARPLPAWFDQAKVGVFVHWGVFSVPAWGSEWFWWHWQGEHRSDYQRFVQRRYPPHTTYADFAPRFTAHDFHPREWAQLFQRAGARYVVLTTKHHEGFTNWGSPVSWNWNSLDTGPHRDLVGELGQALRESNIHYGLYHSLLEWFNPLYLADKESGFKTQNFVLKKTMPELHDLVLKYKPDLIWSDGDWEAPDSYWNSTSFLAWLYNDSPVKDTVVVNDRWCNNCSCHHGGYYNCADKYKPGTLPTHKWEMCSSIDKLSWGYRSNMNISELMDEASIIEELVQTVSFGGNYLLNVGPTKEGVIVPIFQERLLALGRWLDTNGEAIYESKPWRVQMENSTDMVW from the exons ATGGCGGCGCCTCGCCGTTGCCTCGGTAGccatggcggcggccgcggcgccgTTGCCTCGGTAGCCATGGCGGCGGCCGCGCTGACGTCAGGCGGCAGGATGGCGGCCGTGGGGCTGCTGTggctggcggcggcgctggggcagGTGTTGGCCGGGCCGCGCTACCGCCCGGACTGGGACAGCCTGGACGCGAGGCCGCTGCCGGCCTGGTTCGACCAGGCCAAGGTGGGGGTGTTCGTGCACTGGGGGGTGTTCTCCGTCCCGGCCTGGGGCTCCGAGTGGTTCTGGTGGCACTGGCAGGGCGAGCACCGCTCCGACTACCAGCGCTTCGTGCAGCGCCGCTACCCGCCCCACACCACATACGCGGACTTTGCGCCCCGCTTCACCGCCCACGACTTCCATCCCCGCGAGTGGGCACAGCTCTTCCAGCGGGCTGGGGCCAG GTACGTGGTACTGACCACGAAGCACCATGAAGGCTTCACCAACTGGGGGTCGCCTGTGTCCTGGAACTGGAATTCCCTGGATACAGGGCCCCACCGAGATCTCGTAGGAGAGCTGGGACAAGCCCTCAGGGAGAG caACATACACTATGGACTGTATCACTCTCTGTTAGAGTGGTTTAATCCACTCTATCTAGCTGACAAAGAAAGTGGCTTCAAGACCCAGAACTTCGTTTTAAAGAAGACCATGCCAGAACTTCATGATCTTGTCTTGAA ATATAAACCAGATTTGATTTGGTCGGATGGAGACTGGGAAGCTCCGGACTCATACTGGAATTCTACCTCTTTCCTTGCCTGGCTTTATAACGATAGTCCTGTCAAG GACACTGTTGTTGTTAATGATCGTTGGTGTAATAACTGCTCTTGCCATCATGGAGGCTACTACAATTGTGCTGACAAATACAAGCCAGGGACCCTGCCAACTCACAAGTGGGAGATGTGCTCCTCCATCGACAAGCTTTCCTGGGGCTATCGGAGCAACATGAACATTTCTGAGTTAATGGATGAAGCAAGTATCATTGAG GAGCTAGTGCAGACTGTGAGTTTTGGAGGCAACTACCTTCTCAATGTGGGACCTACAAAAGAAGGGGTGATTGTTCCCATCTTCCAAGAAAGACTTCTGGCCCTTGGGAGGTGGCTGGACACTAATGGGGAGGCAATTTATGAATCAAAGCCATGGAGAGTACAGATGGAGAACAGCACAGATATGGTCTG GTGA
- the FUCA1 gene encoding tissue alpha-L-fucosidase isoform X1 produces MAAPRRCLGSHGGGRGAVASVAMAAAALTSGGRMAAVGLLWLAAALGQVLAGPRYRPDWDSLDARPLPAWFDQAKVGVFVHWGVFSVPAWGSEWFWWHWQGEHRSDYQRFVQRRYPPHTTYADFAPRFTAHDFHPREWAQLFQRAGARYVVLTTKHHEGFTNWGSPVSWNWNSLDTGPHRDLVGELGQALRESNIHYGLYHSLLEWFNPLYLADKESGFKTQNFVLKKTMPELHDLVLKYKPDLIWSDGDWEAPDSYWNSTSFLAWLYNDSPVKDTVVVNDRWCNNCSCHHGGYYNCADKYKPGTLPTHKWEMCSSIDKLSWGYRSNMNISELMDEASIIEELVQTVSFGGNYLLNVGPTKEGVIVPIFQERLLALGRWLDTNGEAIYESKPWRVQMENSTDMVWYTSKGPVVYAIFLIWPRDNVLELSSPTPSPATQVTMLGFAGTLKWQESPGKGLLITLPYMLPSPLPPQSGWTVKLEGVK; encoded by the exons ATGGCGGCGCCTCGCCGTTGCCTCGGTAGccatggcggcggccgcggcgccgTTGCCTCGGTAGCCATGGCGGCGGCCGCGCTGACGTCAGGCGGCAGGATGGCGGCCGTGGGGCTGCTGTggctggcggcggcgctggggcagGTGTTGGCCGGGCCGCGCTACCGCCCGGACTGGGACAGCCTGGACGCGAGGCCGCTGCCGGCCTGGTTCGACCAGGCCAAGGTGGGGGTGTTCGTGCACTGGGGGGTGTTCTCCGTCCCGGCCTGGGGCTCCGAGTGGTTCTGGTGGCACTGGCAGGGCGAGCACCGCTCCGACTACCAGCGCTTCGTGCAGCGCCGCTACCCGCCCCACACCACATACGCGGACTTTGCGCCCCGCTTCACCGCCCACGACTTCCATCCCCGCGAGTGGGCACAGCTCTTCCAGCGGGCTGGGGCCAG GTACGTGGTACTGACCACGAAGCACCATGAAGGCTTCACCAACTGGGGGTCGCCTGTGTCCTGGAACTGGAATTCCCTGGATACAGGGCCCCACCGAGATCTCGTAGGAGAGCTGGGACAAGCCCTCAGGGAGAG caACATACACTATGGACTGTATCACTCTCTGTTAGAGTGGTTTAATCCACTCTATCTAGCTGACAAAGAAAGTGGCTTCAAGACCCAGAACTTCGTTTTAAAGAAGACCATGCCAGAACTTCATGATCTTGTCTTGAA ATATAAACCAGATTTGATTTGGTCGGATGGAGACTGGGAAGCTCCGGACTCATACTGGAATTCTACCTCTTTCCTTGCCTGGCTTTATAACGATAGTCCTGTCAAG GACACTGTTGTTGTTAATGATCGTTGGTGTAATAACTGCTCTTGCCATCATGGAGGCTACTACAATTGTGCTGACAAATACAAGCCAGGGACCCTGCCAACTCACAAGTGGGAGATGTGCTCCTCCATCGACAAGCTTTCCTGGGGCTATCGGAGCAACATGAACATTTCTGAGTTAATGGATGAAGCAAGTATCATTGAG GAGCTAGTGCAGACTGTGAGTTTTGGAGGCAACTACCTTCTCAATGTGGGACCTACAAAAGAAGGGGTGATTGTTCCCATCTTCCAAGAAAGACTTCTGGCCCTTGGGAGGTGGCTGGACACTAATGGGGAGGCAATTTATGAATCAAAGCCATGGAGAGTACAGATGGAGAACAGCACAGATATGGTCTG GTACACTTCTAAGGGACCAGTTGTCTATGCCATCTTTCTGATCTGGCCTCGGGACAACGTTTTGGAGCTGTCCTCGCCCACTCCATCCCCAGCCACACAA GTGACAATGTTGGGTTTTGCAGGGACTCTGAAGTGGCAGGAGTCCCCAGGCAAAGGACTGCTCATAACTCTGCCCTACATGCTTCCCTCTCCTCTACCTCCTCAGTCTGGCTGGACTGTCAAGCTTGAGGGTGTGAAGTGA